The proteins below are encoded in one region of Segatella copri:
- a CDS encoding Rpn family recombination-promoting nuclease/putative transposase — protein MKQVEERYISLLTDFGFKRIFGSAPNKDLLICFLNSLFNGRQVVKDVKYLNPENVGDIYTDRKAIFDVYCEGENGEKFIVEMQNAYQTYFKDRALFYSTFPVREQAPKGSEWDFKLNHVYTIALLNFNMNEEAFNKEEIRHHVQLCDTATHKIFYDKLEFIYVEIAKFNKSLDELETLYDKWLYALKNLYKLTQRPKALCDKVFDRLFEEAEIAKFTPQEQREYEASKMAYRDIKNSIDTAKREGKEEGLAEGMEKGLAEGMKKGLAEGMEKGMNKRSLEIARKMLANGMDAATVMEITGLSESQLQQLKG, from the coding sequence ATGAAGCAGGTAGAAGAAAGATATATCAGTTTGCTGACCGATTTCGGTTTCAAGCGAATTTTTGGATCAGCTCCCAACAAGGATTTGCTGATCTGTTTCCTCAACAGCTTGTTCAATGGAAGACAGGTTGTTAAGGACGTGAAGTATCTGAATCCGGAGAACGTGGGCGACATCTATACCGACCGCAAGGCCATCTTTGACGTATATTGCGAAGGAGAAAACGGCGAGAAGTTTATCGTGGAAATGCAGAATGCATACCAGACATACTTCAAGGACCGTGCCCTGTTCTATTCCACTTTTCCGGTTCGTGAGCAGGCTCCTAAGGGTAGTGAATGGGACTTCAAGCTCAACCATGTTTACACAATTGCTCTGCTCAACTTTAACATGAACGAGGAAGCCTTCAATAAGGAAGAAATCCGCCATCATGTGCAGTTGTGCGATACTGCCACGCACAAGATTTTCTACGATAAGCTGGAATTTATCTATGTGGAAATCGCCAAGTTCAACAAGTCGCTTGATGAGTTGGAAACGCTCTACGACAAGTGGCTCTATGCCCTGAAGAACCTCTACAAGCTTACTCAGCGCCCTAAGGCGTTATGCGACAAGGTCTTCGATCGCCTCTTCGAAGAAGCCGAGATTGCAAAATTCACTCCACAGGAGCAGCGGGAGTATGAAGCCAGCAAGATGGCATATCGTGATATCAAGAATTCGATTGATACCGCCAAGCGAGAAGGTAAAGAAGAGGGCCTGGCTGAAGGCATGGAGAAGGGACTGGCTGAAGGAATGAAAAAGGGCTTGGCTGAAGGCATGGAGAAGGGCATGAACAAACGAAGCCTTGAGATTGCCAGAAAGATGCTGGCGAATGGTATGGATGCTGCCACGGTGATGGAAATAACAGGATTGTCGGAGAGCCAGTTACAGCAGCTGAAAGGATAA
- a CDS encoding Abi family protein: protein MQYTKQAMDFYCQLDILKERGLTIEDEEDAIKFLHSVSYFRFANYLQPMELNTESHRFAQNSSFTFATNLYVFDRELRSLIFTAIQDIEIAFRTRIIHYFSMEHGPFWFMDASKFKNQSIFNSCLDNIATEVNRSKEDFISEYYNSYTAPSFPPAWKTLEVVSFGTLSKLFCNFKDNSVKKKVTKEFLLPQYLYLENWIKCIAVLRNACAHHARIWNRRFPTMPIMPNYLPSQWLITGNFRPNKLYPQLCCLAYLEQSIAANGSFSKRLLKLIDKSEIVNTRSMGFPQEWKNEPLWIING, encoded by the coding sequence ATGCAGTACACAAAACAAGCAATGGATTTTTATTGTCAACTTGACATTTTGAAAGAACGCGGGCTGACAATCGAAGATGAAGAAGATGCTATAAAATTTCTTCATTCTGTAAGCTATTTTCGTTTTGCGAACTACCTACAACCGATGGAACTGAATACAGAATCACATAGATTTGCACAAAATAGCAGTTTCACTTTTGCTACTAATTTATATGTCTTCGACCGTGAACTTCGTTCTTTGATTTTTACGGCAATCCAAGACATAGAAATAGCATTCCGTACTCGAATCATCCATTATTTTTCAATGGAACATGGTCCGTTTTGGTTCATGGATGCCAGCAAATTTAAGAATCAAAGTATTTTCAATTCTTGCCTTGACAATATAGCAACCGAGGTAAATCGTTCAAAAGAAGATTTTATTTCAGAATACTACAACAGCTACACGGCTCCCTCATTTCCACCAGCTTGGAAAACTTTGGAGGTTGTTTCCTTTGGTACACTATCCAAATTGTTTTGCAACTTCAAAGACAACTCTGTCAAGAAGAAGGTGACAAAAGAGTTTCTACTTCCACAATATCTATATTTAGAGAATTGGATAAAATGTATTGCGGTGTTAAGAAATGCTTGCGCTCATCATGCTCGCATTTGGAACAGACGTTTTCCAACAATGCCTATAATGCCCAATTATTTACCTTCTCAATGGCTTATTACCGGCAATTTTCGTCCCAATAAATTGTATCCTCAACTGTGTTGCCTTGCATATTTGGAACAATCTATAGCTGCAAATGGAAGTTTTTCCAAACGCCTTTTGAAACTCATAGATAAAAGTGAGATTGTAAATACTCGTTCTATGGGATTTCCACAAGAGTGGAAAAACGAACCGTTGTGGATTATAAACGGATAG
- a CDS encoding helicase-related protein: MELIKVINNVSERVVDDLKAKLSEGSRVSIAAASFSIYAFEALKEELENVDELRFIFTSPTFIKDKVKKEKREFFIPKLNRERNLYGSDFEIKLRNKLEQKAIAKECANWIRRKVKFKSNVSQESMGGFIYVNGTAPYAYAPFNEFTTTELGCERGNSLYSMVQVVPSPFAEQYLNVFNEQWKNGDKFEDVTAKVLEYIETVYQENSPEFIYFITLYNIFSEFLDDINEDVLPNEKTGFRESVIWKKLYNFQKDAALAIINKLEKYNGCILADSVGLGKTFTALSVIKYYENRNKSVLVLCPKKLYDNWSTFKTNYKNNPLAADRLRYDILFHSDLSRDRGMSNGIDLERINWGNYDLIVIDESHNFRNGGNVDDEDDEADNLDIVDDGKKKENRYQRLMNKVIRAGIKTKVLMLSATPVNNRFNDLKNQLQLAYEGHAEQINEVLDIDRSIDDVFRSAQLAYNRWTKLQPKERTTQRLLEELNFDFFELLDAVTIARSRSHIVKYYDTKDIGKFPKRLAPISRRPKLTDLSDSISFSEIAEQLNRLNLSIYTPSLYIFDSVKEDYEINMEGSGISIDGREKGLRKLMATNLLKRLESSVNSFRLTLQRIQEYIDETLNTIESNGCSGSVDVTEFTDDLDSADSDNDPFVGRNSKINLRDIDVIRWSRDLRSDQENLALLQIMLQDISPEHDSKLQMLIEDLKHKFEHPINPGNKKVIIFTAFADTANYLYDQLAARIKADCGLNVALITGSTDGKCTIPKFPMSFNNVLTYFSPVSKDRAALFPDATEEIDVLIATDCISEGQNLQDCDFLINYDIHWNPVRIIQRFGRVDRIGSRNDVIQLVNYWPDMELDQYIELKGRVESRMKATVLTSTGDDNLLSQNEKGDLEYRKNQLKKLQEEVIDIEDMDTGINIMDLGLNEFRLDLLAYVKENPNVEHSPFGMNAVVASSENAKPGVIFILKNRNKNINIDRKNLLHPFYMVYLGEDGSVICDHLQPKKLLDVMRHVCRGKSQPDKELCAIINRETADGRQMSHYSDMLAKAVDSIISVKEESDIDSLFSMGETSALLGDAKGLDDFELITFLIIR; this comes from the coding sequence ATGGAATTGATTAAGGTTATAAACAACGTGTCAGAACGGGTAGTAGATGATTTGAAGGCCAAATTATCTGAAGGATCTCGTGTGTCAATAGCTGCAGCCTCTTTTTCCATCTATGCTTTCGAAGCATTGAAGGAAGAACTGGAGAACGTTGATGAGTTGCGTTTTATCTTCACTTCGCCTACCTTCATCAAGGATAAGGTGAAGAAGGAGAAGCGTGAGTTCTTCATTCCAAAACTCAACCGTGAGCGCAATCTTTATGGCTCTGACTTCGAAATCAAACTCCGTAACAAACTGGAGCAGAAAGCCATCGCCAAGGAGTGCGCCAACTGGATAAGACGCAAGGTGAAGTTTAAATCAAATGTGTCACAGGAGTCGATGGGCGGCTTTATTTACGTAAACGGCACTGCCCCTTATGCCTATGCACCTTTTAATGAGTTTACCACCACAGAGTTGGGATGCGAGCGAGGAAACAGCTTGTATTCCATGGTTCAGGTTGTGCCCTCACCTTTCGCCGAGCAGTATCTGAACGTATTCAATGAACAGTGGAAGAATGGCGATAAGTTTGAAGATGTAACTGCCAAGGTGCTGGAATACATAGAAACCGTTTATCAGGAAAATTCACCCGAGTTTATCTACTTCATTACGCTATATAATATCTTCAGCGAGTTTCTCGATGATATCAACGAGGATGTTCTTCCTAACGAGAAGACCGGCTTCCGGGAGAGTGTGATTTGGAAAAAACTTTATAATTTCCAAAAAGATGCTGCCCTGGCTATCATCAATAAACTCGAAAAATACAATGGTTGTATCCTTGCCGATTCTGTGGGTCTGGGTAAAACCTTTACGGCACTGAGCGTCATCAAGTATTACGAAAACCGCAACAAGTCGGTTCTCGTATTATGTCCTAAGAAGCTCTATGACAACTGGAGCACCTTCAAGACTAATTACAAAAACAACCCTCTTGCCGCCGACCGCCTTCGCTATGATATTCTGTTTCACAGCGATTTAAGCCGAGATAGAGGTATGTCAAACGGAATTGATCTAGAACGAATCAACTGGGGTAACTACGACCTGATAGTCATAGACGAAAGCCACAATTTCCGCAATGGCGGTAATGTGGATGACGAGGATGATGAGGCTGACAACCTGGATATCGTAGATGATGGTAAGAAGAAGGAAAATCGCTATCAGCGACTGATGAACAAGGTGATTAGAGCAGGAATCAAGACAAAAGTCCTGATGCTGAGTGCCACTCCCGTCAACAACCGCTTCAACGACCTGAAGAACCAGTTGCAACTGGCATACGAAGGTCATGCTGAGCAAATCAACGAGGTTCTTGACATCGACCGCAGCATAGATGATGTGTTCCGCTCTGCACAGTTGGCATATAACCGATGGACCAAGTTGCAGCCCAAAGAGCGCACCACGCAACGCCTGCTTGAAGAACTGAACTTCGATTTCTTTGAATTGCTGGATGCGGTTACCATTGCCCGAAGCCGAAGCCACATCGTGAAATACTACGATACGAAGGATATCGGTAAGTTCCCTAAAAGATTGGCTCCTATATCCCGCCGCCCAAAGTTGACGGATTTGAGCGATAGCATCTCTTTCAGCGAGATTGCTGAACAGCTTAACAGGCTGAATCTGAGCATTTATACGCCTTCACTCTATATCTTTGATAGCGTGAAGGAGGATTATGAAATCAATATGGAAGGCTCGGGTATCTCTATCGACGGACGAGAGAAAGGTCTCCGCAAGCTGATGGCTACCAACCTGCTCAAACGTCTGGAGAGCAGCGTCAACTCCTTCCGTCTTACCTTGCAGCGCATCCAGGAATATATAGACGAAACGCTGAATACCATTGAAAGCAATGGGTGCAGCGGTTCTGTGGATGTTACCGAGTTTACGGATGATTTGGATAGCGCAGATAGCGATAACGACCCATTTGTGGGCAGAAATTCCAAAATCAACCTCCGGGATATTGATGTGATTCGCTGGTCACGTGATCTTCGCAGCGACCAGGAGAATCTTGCCCTGCTTCAGATTATGCTCCAGGATATTTCTCCCGAGCACGACTCCAAGCTACAGATGCTCATCGAAGATTTGAAACACAAGTTTGAGCATCCCATCAATCCGGGCAACAAGAAAGTGATTATCTTTACAGCCTTTGCTGATACCGCCAACTATCTGTACGACCAGCTGGCAGCACGCATCAAGGCGGATTGTGGGTTGAATGTGGCGCTTATCACGGGTTCTACGGATGGCAAATGCACCATACCGAAGTTCCCGATGAGTTTCAACAATGTGCTGACCTATTTCTCGCCCGTATCGAAAGACCGGGCTGCTCTCTTCCCGGATGCTACCGAGGAGATTGATGTGCTCATTGCCACTGACTGCATTTCCGAGGGTCAGAACCTGCAGGATTGTGATTTCCTCATCAACTATGATATCCATTGGAATCCAGTGCGCATCATCCAGCGCTTCGGCCGTGTGGACCGTATCGGCAGCAGAAACGATGTCATCCAGCTGGTTAACTATTGGCCGGATATGGAACTGGACCAGTATATCGAACTGAAAGGCCGTGTAGAGAGCCGTATGAAGGCCACCGTCCTCACCAGTACAGGCGACGACAACCTGTTGTCGCAGAACGAGAAGGGCGACCTGGAATACCGCAAGAACCAGCTCAAGAAGCTTCAGGAAGAAGTGATAGACATAGAGGATATGGATACCGGCATCAACATCATGGATTTGGGTCTGAATGAATTCCGCCTCGACCTGCTGGCATACGTCAAGGAAAATCCGAATGTAGAGCACTCGCCGTTTGGCATGAATGCGGTGGTGGCTAGTTCTGAGAACGCCAAGCCGGGTGTTATCTTCATCCTGAAGAATAGAAACAAGAATATCAATATCGACAGGAAGAACCTGCTGCATCCGTTCTATATGGTGTATCTGGGTGAAGATGGCTCCGTCATCTGCGACCACCTGCAGCCTAAGAAACTGCTCGATGTGATGCGCCACGTTTGCCGAGGCAAGAGCCAGCCGGATAAGGAGTTGTGCGCCATCATCAACCGGGAAACGGCTGACGGCCGACAGATGAGTCATTATAGTGATATGTTGGCGAAGGCGGTTGACAGCATCATTTCTGTGAAGGAAGAGTCAGATATCGACAGCCTGTTCTCCATGGGCGAGACGAGTGCCTTGCTGGGAGATGCCAAGGGGCTGGATGACTTTGAGTTAATAACATTCTTAATTATCAGATAG
- a CDS encoding DUF4391 domain-containing protein has product MIDLHYPPTTFVGKPVPKNAFYRHLEVNAKMKQHFVDDVVAIKWLYKLAPSTLNVADGKEVHEIVVFSAQLKSQDCPDDVFLFIDRNMPRHVVFVLEYEGQYKLLLNYKEWLDASAGTFRIVKSFASEWLREADLSLPIQGLTMDAIYENMAGVISGYGTSRSEETKRMVELESLIQKCRKEIAALQKRVRTERQFNRQLELNNEARALKKKVAEWEKEMKNNL; this is encoded by the coding sequence ATGATAGATTTACATTATCCTCCAACCACGTTTGTAGGCAAGCCCGTTCCCAAGAACGCTTTCTACCGGCATCTGGAAGTGAATGCGAAGATGAAGCAGCACTTCGTAGATGATGTGGTGGCCATCAAGTGGCTCTATAAGCTGGCTCCTTCCACTCTCAATGTGGCAGATGGCAAGGAGGTTCACGAGATTGTGGTCTTTTCTGCGCAGCTGAAGTCGCAGGATTGTCCGGATGATGTCTTCCTCTTCATCGATAGGAACATGCCTCGCCACGTGGTGTTTGTTCTGGAATATGAGGGGCAGTATAAGCTGCTGCTCAACTATAAGGAATGGCTGGATGCCTCAGCAGGAACCTTCAGGATAGTGAAGTCTTTCGCTTCGGAATGGCTCCGTGAGGCAGATTTGTCTTTGCCTATCCAGGGGCTTACGATGGATGCCATCTATGAAAATATGGCAGGCGTGATTTCCGGCTATGGCACGAGCCGTAGCGAGGAAACCAAGCGCATGGTGGAGCTGGAGTCCTTGATACAGAAGTGCAGGAAAGAGATTGCAGCCTTGCAGAAGCGGGTTCGGACTGAAAGGCAGTTTAACCGCCAGCTGGAGCTGAATAACGAGGCTCGGGCGTTGAAGAAGAAGGTTGCGGAATGGGAAAAAGAAATGAAGAATAATTTATAA
- a CDS encoding site-specific DNA-methyltransferase yields MEDAPETYEFNWVGKQAARAEVLEPIKKTLRPVKEDSVDWDNTQNLYIEGDNLKVLKLLQKSYLGKVKMIYIDPPYNTGNDFVYHDDFAMSADEYAEASGSVDELGNKYIKNMDSNGRFHSDWCSMMYSRLMVARTLLTEDGVIFISINDIEVGNLRKICDEVFGCEGFIANFIWEKRVNRENRKEVSQRHDHILCYSKSSQEGRRLALLPMNDKALANYGNPDNDPRGLWKSDPAHAQGGHGTKNQFYTLIAPNGKQHQLPSGRCWVYTEQEMQKAIAENRIWFGKDGNGVPRIKTYLNAKERGLTPETILFANEVSTNEKAKNDLKKLFDGVAVFDTPKPTELALHLLKLASVKDSIILDFFSGSSSTAHAAMKLNAEDGGNRKFIMVQIPEETPEDSEARKAGYKTIPEVAKERIRRAGKKIKEESPLTTADLDTGFRVFRLEEGNYEDVKLSPKDYNQDDLDLFLNNIKADRNDLDLLFGCMLDWGVQLSLPMTQEVVDGKTIYTVNDGDLVACFAENVSEDVVKAMAEKMPLRVIFRDSCFAQDADKINIYETFKQKLDWSDQEVVKNIRVI; encoded by the coding sequence GTGGAAGATGCTCCTGAGACATACGAGTTCAACTGGGTTGGCAAGCAGGCAGCTCGTGCCGAAGTTTTGGAGCCTATTAAGAAGACACTGCGTCCCGTAAAGGAGGATAGTGTGGATTGGGACAACACCCAAAACCTTTATATTGAGGGTGATAACCTCAAAGTGCTTAAACTTCTCCAAAAGTCTTATCTGGGTAAGGTAAAGATGATCTATATTGATCCGCCTTACAATACGGGTAATGACTTTGTTTATCATGATGATTTTGCGATGTCTGCTGATGAGTATGCTGAGGCTTCGGGTTCAGTAGATGAATTAGGTAATAAATATATCAAGAACATGGATTCGAATGGACGTTTTCATTCGGATTGGTGCTCTATGATGTATTCTAGATTGATGGTGGCGAGAACGCTGTTGACAGAGGATGGTGTGATTTTTATCTCGATTAATGATATTGAGGTTGGAAATTTGCGAAAAATTTGTGATGAAGTATTTGGATGTGAGGGATTTATTGCAAATTTTATTTGGGAGAAAAGAGTTAATAGAGAAAATAGAAAAGAGGTATCGCAACGTCATGACCATATATTATGTTATTCAAAATCTAGTCAAGAAGGAAGACGATTAGCATTGCTTCCTATGAATGATAAAGCATTGGCAAATTATGGAAATCCAGACAATGATCCTCGTGGACTATGGAAATCTGATCCTGCTCATGCACAAGGTGGTCATGGAACTAAAAATCAATTTTATACTCTAATTGCTCCTAATGGGAAGCAGCACCAGTTACCTAGTGGTAGGTGTTGGGTATATACAGAACAAGAAATGCAAAAGGCTATAGCCGAAAATCGAATATGGTTTGGAAAAGATGGTAATGGAGTTCCACGAATTAAAACTTATTTGAATGCAAAGGAAAGAGGACTAACTCCTGAAACTATCTTGTTTGCTAATGAAGTTTCAACAAATGAAAAAGCAAAAAATGATCTTAAAAAATTATTTGATGGTGTTGCTGTGTTTGATACTCCAAAGCCAACAGAACTGGCCCTTCATCTACTAAAACTAGCATCTGTTAAAGATAGTATAATTTTGGATTTTTTCAGCGGAAGTAGTTCTACTGCTCATGCCGCAATGAAGCTCAACGCCGAAGATGGAGGTAACCGTAAATTCATTATGGTTCAGATTCCCGAAGAAACTCCGGAGGATAGCGAGGCAAGAAAGGCTGGCTATAAGACCATCCCTGAAGTTGCCAAGGAACGTATCCGCCGTGCCGGCAAGAAAATCAAGGAGGAATCTCCTCTTACCACTGCCGACCTCGATACCGGCTTCCGTGTCTTCCGTCTCGAAGAAGGCAATTACGAGGATGTAAAACTTTCTCCAAAGGATTATAATCAGGATGATCTTGATCTGTTCCTGAATAATATCAAGGCCGACAGAAACGACCTCGACTTGCTCTTTGGATGTATGCTCGATTGGGGCGTTCAGCTCTCTCTGCCTATGACCCAGGAAGTGGTGGATGGCAAGACCATCTATACCGTGAACGACGGCGACCTGGTGGCCTGCTTCGCCGAGAACGTATCAGAAGACGTAGTAAAAGCCATGGCAGAAAAGATGCCTTTGCGTGTCATTTTCCGTGACAGTTGCTTTGCTCAGGATGCCGACAAGATTAATATCTACGAGACCTTCAAGCAGAAGCTGGATTGGAGCGACCAGGAAGTAGTGAAGAATATTAGAGTGATTTAA